Proteins encoded by one window of Ornithorhynchus anatinus isolate Pmale09 unplaced genomic scaffold, mOrnAna1.pri.v4 scaffold_77_arrow_ctg1, whole genome shotgun sequence:
- the LOC114808956 gene encoding olfactory receptor 14A16-like, which yields MANHTFVMEFFLLGFSEVRELQLVHAALFLLVYLAALLGNLLIVAITVLDRRLHTPMYFFLRHLSILDLCYISVTVPHSIHNSLTDRRSISFLGCAAQLYFFACFASLEIALLTVMSYDRYVAICHPLRYDIIMDGGACGKMAATSWLSGALSGLVHTVNIFLLPFCDSNVIHQYFCDIPQLLTLSCSPSIVPELVLIGVSIMLDFGCFLFMGVSYFHILSTVLRIPSVQARTKAFSTCLPHLAVIAIFFSCGFIAHLKMPSDSPSVLDLLVSVFYTVLPPALNPLIYSLRNKDMKAALGRVLKGKLP from the coding sequence ATGGCCAATCATACATTTGTGATGGAATTCTTCCTGCTGGGGTTCTCGGAGGTTCGGGAGCTACAGCTGGTCCACGCCGCGCTGTTCCTCCTGGTCTACTTGGCGGCCCTGTTGGGGAATCTCCTCATCGTTGCCATCACCGTCCTCGACCGAcgcctccacacccccatgtacttcttcctcaggcACCTGTCCATCCTTGACCTCTGCTACATCTCCGTCACTGTCCCCCACTCCATCCACAATTCCCTGACTGACCGTAGATCCATCTCCTTCCTGGGCTGTGCTGCCCAACTCTATTTCTTTGCTTGTTTTGCTTCACTGGAGATCGCCCTGCTCACGGTGATGTCCTACGATCGCTACGTGGCCATTTGCCACCCGCTGCGCTATGACATCATTATGGACGGAGGGGCCTGTGGGAAGATGGCCGCCACCTCCTGGCTCAGCGGAGCTCTCTCTGGTCTCGTGCATACCGTCAACATCTTTCTCTTGCCTTTTTGTGACTCCAACGTGATCCACCAGTACTTCTGTGACATCCCCCAGCTATTAACCCTGTCCTGCTCACCCTCCATTGTGCCGGAGTTGGTTCTGATAGGCGTTAGCATCATGTTGGATTTCGGCTGCTTCCTGTTCATGGGGGTTTCCTATTTCCACATCTTGTCCACTGTACTGAGGATCCCGTCTGTGCAGGCCAGaaccaaagccttctccacctgcctgccccatcTCGCTGTGATAGCCATATTTTTCTCCTGTGGATTTATTGCCCACTTAAAAatgccctctgactctccttCAGTGCTGGACCTGCTTGTATCCGTGTTCTACACGGTATTGCCCCCTGCCctgaaccccctcatctacagcctgaggaacaaaGACATGAAGGCCGCCCTGGGCAGGGTCCTCAAGGGGAAACTTCCCTGA